The Arachis hypogaea cultivar Tifrunner chromosome 14, arahy.Tifrunner.gnm2.J5K5, whole genome shotgun sequence DNA window cacctctctagattttaggatttttagttttatttcttctccaatttagattttcatcttgctttaatttagtttctattttacattctattattctagcatcttagtttatcttctcttgttgatttctttgttttcccaatttagtttatgaactcttcatgttagattcaatttcctatttaatgcaatttgaggtatttcatgtttattgcttctttcttcatttgttattattgattccttgcgattgttggtcttagatttttcattctcttattacttttctatgcttttattttgtgccttccaagtgtttgataaaatacttgggtagattttaaattatattttttatgttcttaacttggattgagtgatgtggagactcttgaattgtcaaagtctcttgttggttgctgattgaaagttgctagttggcttgagcttcactaactctagtctttgattaagacttgtgaactcaagttgaattgctcacttgactttccttcaactattagaggttaactaactTAGAGGTTAATagttgaaggaaagtcaagtgagcaattcaacttgagttcacaaatcctaatcaaagactagagttagtgagaCTCAAGCTAACTAGCAACTTttaatcaccaaccaacaagagactttggcaattcaagagtctccacatcactcaatccaagttaagaacataaaaaatctaatttaaaatctacccaagcattttatcaaacacttggaaggtacaaaataaaagcatagaaaagtaataagagaatgaaaaatctaagaccaacaattgcaaggaatcaataataacaaatgaagaaagaagcaataaacatgaaatacctcaaattgcattgaatagaaaattgaatctaacatgaagagttcataaactaaattggaaaaacaaagaaatcaacaagagaagataaactaagatactagaataatagaatgtagaatagaaactaaattaaagcaagatgaaaatctaaattggagaaaaaataaaactaaaaatcctaaaacctagagagatgagagagcctctctctctctctagaaacctacatctaaaacctaaaaatgtgaatgaatgagaagtgaatgattgattcccttccagctccactctgcagcctctaatctgtattttcgggcctggaactgggtcaaaagcagcccagaaatcgacCTAGCATTTTCTataaattgcagcacgtgacgctcgtcacacgtatgcgtcagccacgcgtacgcgtcgttagaCTTTTCATTAGCCACGCGTAGGCGTctgccacgcatgcgcgtcatctGAATGCACCaatcatgcgtatgcgtcacccatgcgtgcacgtcgctaccagattctgaaatacttaatttcttgtgtttcttccacttttgtatgcttcttttcattctctaagccattcctgccctataaaacctgaaaatacttaacaaacatatcacggcatcaaatggtaagaagagaggattaaaattagcaaatttaaggccaaagaagcatgttttcaatcatagcacaaaattaggaaggaaaatgtaaaacatgcgaattatatgaataagtgtgagaataatggataaaatccactcaattcagcctAAAATgcaccatgaaatagtggtgcatcaaatctttccacacttaaacgttagcatgtcctcatactaagctcaagagaacctaTAAAGGAGGTGAAGAAGAATTGTAGAATTTATGAaatacaacctatctatatgaatgcaactaaatgaaaaatgttttttcctatttggttaaaagtaaatgagccttccaaaaataaatatgaactggattccactaattcaaatcataaaatgaagtacaaatagacttgcaagaagaaagctcgtgaaagctggaaataaagaatcgagcatcgaaccctcactggaagtgtatacactctaatcgctctagtgtttaaggttcgattatctcaattctctactaatcttcctttctaagacttgctcttcttctaccaatcaaaaaaaatttaatgcgcaaatacacatatcaagaggtcttttcaagggttaTAATAggattagggtcaaggtaggattgtatttggccaagtggactaaaatctgaatccttgattaacccaaACTTTCCACCTATCTTAAGACAACCATGTAatcagaatataaaatctaactacctattaactatgttttccacatattcatataTCTcaattttgagtacagtacatatgcattgctatcgccATTTACTTTGggccattttgtccccttttattatttgctatttttcttttctttttctttttttttcccttttttcttcttatttttcttttcttttgtttttctcaatgcatatgattaaggcattgaatgcatgaacatgtcctcaacattcttttcacattttcacaaaaaagtctaacatactcaatttccaaaccaaatatttccaaacccaatttctccacacttaaatcatgagcactctcactattctaagctaaccaaggattcaaattaaggacattattattttccacttagagttaatgatgtgctaaagtaaagaataaatggggtaaaataggctcaatatTGGGttgcaaagaaaaatgaaagggtaagaccatatgggtatgtgagctatagtgaaacaaaggtctcaatcacataagtgtatgcatacatcaaacaatggaaatatagaattaagctagacgaagatcacaattttagaggaacaacacacaccaaaacaaaatattagttgataagatgcaaccaattaaATAgattcaaaatctcactggttttgtgtgttcgagctctaaaccatgttccaaaataaattttttcaagcaagttcaacaaaaattttaattcaaattagtgaaatgctataaaatagtgTCTTGGGAAAtaattcatcacttcaaccaagtagtacataaatgcaagcaactaactacTCATGctatctattatgcaatgcaacaattaattaacaaagaagattaaaccttggtgttgagacaggaagtagttacccacggaagtcggtatctacctccccacacttaaagattgcactgtcctcggtgcatgcaaagatgtgcaagtggacttgggttgctacaactgatgcgttttctccaaagattgtgcggcGGTACTTGTTTGTCTGCCCCAATTGGAAGTTTTCcgttttccttcttggtggccatcctgaaagaagagaaaaatgaagTAGAATAACCCACAACAATgatatgcaaacaaataaaagatGGGTGGGCCAATGCCAAGTAAtaatgaggttctcaactacatggtagctacaacatgcaagtgagaaaacaataaaagCGAAGGAAATTTCAAGTAAATAGCagacaagtcaagaagcacccaaaacaatgcaagaaatatGCAACAAGTGAGTAAGAACAGTCAACACCAATAGTATAATatcaaacttagaaaagaaaataagaacaagcaacaaagttaaaatgcaataaataaaagtatgcaaatgcaataaatgagGGAGAATAAAGATGAGAAGGGAAATGAATGAAGAataagaaaggtagaaagaaagaagaacgagagaagaaagtagaaaaaaaaaggagagaagaaagatgaagaaagtaaaagatgatgcgacgcgtaagcgttgCCCACGTgtactgatgagtggataatttatacgctttttggcattgtttttaggtagtttttagtaggatctagctactttctagtatatttttattagttttcaagaaaaattcatatttctggactttactatgagtttgtgtgtttttctgtaatttcaggtattttctggctgaaattgagggacttgagcaaaaatctgattcagaggctgaaaaaggactgcagatgctgttggattctgacctccctgcactcgaaataaattttctagagctatagaaacccaattggcgctctcttaattgcgttggaaagtagacattctgggctttccagcaatatataatagtccatactttgcccgagttttgataacgcaaactggcatttgaacacccactttctaccctattctggcgttaaacgccagaactggcataaaagctggagttaaacgcccaaactggcaccaaagctggcgtttaactccaagaagagtctctacacgtgaaagcttcaatgcacaggctaagcacacaccaagtgggccctggaagtggatttctgcactatctgcacttagttactcattttctgtaaaccctagttactagtttagtataaaaaactacttttagagatttattttacatattatgttattattttgatcattgtacacgtttggaggctggcctcacggccatgcctagacctttcacttatgtattttcaacggtggagtttctacaccccatagattaaggtgtggagctctgctgttcctcatgaattaatgcaaagtactattatttttctattcaactcaagcttattcttattctaagatattcattcgcacacaagaacatgatgaatgtgatgatcaagtgacactcatcaccattctcacttatgaacgcgtgcttgacaaacacttctgttctacatgaaaacaagcttgaatgcatatctcttggattcctggtccatgcgtttgattgtctctcctgacaacagagccttcaattccttgagatcagagtcttcgtgatataagctagaatcaattggcagcattcttgagattcggaaagtctaaaccttatttgtggtatttcgagtaggatctgggatgggatgactgtgacgagcttcaaactcgcgagtgttgggcgtagtgacagatgcaaaaggatcaatggatcctattccaacatgagtgagaaccgatagatgattagccatgcggtgacagcgcatttggaccattttcactgagaggacggacggtagccattgacaacggtgatcccccaacatacagcttgccatggaaaggagtatgaatgattgaatgaatacagtaggaaagcagagattcagaagcaacaagcatctccatacgcttatctgaaatcccaccaataaattatataagtatttctatcttattttatattttatttatattttaattatttaaacctcataaccatttgaatctgcctgactgagatttacaagatgaccatagcttgcttcaagccgacaatctccgtgggatcgacccttactcacgtaaggtattacttggacgacccagtgtacttgctggtcagttacacggaattgtgaagaagtcttgagatcacgttctcccacaccaagtttttggcactataGCCAGGAAATAAATAATCACGATTTTGGCGTACCACGTACGCATAAGCGTCGCCCATACGTACGCGTAGGTTGCAGAATAaggaagtgacgcgtacgcatccgtcacgcatacgcgtggatatgAATTGTGCTCCGCGCACAACACTCGCACAGTGGCAGCCCAACTCTCTATTTTTAATACTGGACCATCAAAATTTTGGcgtcgacgcgaacgcgtcgtgcACGCCTACGCGTGGATGGTAAAAAAATGCAAAtgccgcgtacgcgtcagtgacgcgcacgcgtggggttgGCTATACGCCTAGCATCCTACCAGCACGGTCCTGGCACAATTCTCTGTCCAGATCGCGCTGTCGCGCCGTTCCAGCACAGTTTGGGCACAAACCAAATTTGGgcgtcgacgcgtacgcgtcggtcacacgcacgcgtgacagcccttttttatgttaaataagAAACTAACAAGCTACCAGAGTAATGCCAGACATCATTAAACAAGTGAAACCATAACATAGACTAAATAAACCCaactaaaattgaaaattcacttattaccaatataaataaaaaagaaaatgggaagaatttaccatagtggggtgtctcccacctaacacttttagttaaagtccttaaattagacatttggtgagcttcttgtcatggtggcttgtgcttgaactcattttgaaacttccaccaacgcttggacttccaataagctccgaaatttccaagtgaattcaccaagccttgataaagttcttcacaagctttgagctcccaaagttgatcctcttgtatgccgggatcccaaatcttgtttctacacccgtctttaagtggatcatcattgttccaaccgagtggcaagcaatccgaattctcaatgaagtatcAAACTCTTCCCTTAGATCCAACCAATTgatcactagtccaacccttgcatcCGGCTCTTAAAGTCTCAACCTTGATaagtcttgatttgcaactccaaccactaaacatccttctcttatgcttaattccacaaaacctcctaagttggccatccgtttcaagcataccatactcaagtgggacagtaaagctaatagagataagttttaccctcTCAAAtaaaggagtagatggcaacctaggtagagaagtctccaacgatcttgacaaagcatattcaactcccgtccaaccTTTCCAAAGGACTTCCACCTTTTGAAAAGGTTATTCACTTTCAAGCTCTTATTCACCgaattcatccaactcttctccgtcactcaaatcataaagaTGAAGTTGAGAGGAATCTACCTCAACGTCGCTTCCAATGTCATCGGAAGAAGGCTCTTATAACTTAAGGggttcacttgtggatgcaaattcattactaggatggcttgattcatgatcatcatcaccaagggaacttacctcttgatctattccgtccaattcttcatagggagTATGCCTTGGATGTTGTGCACTAGCCTCCTCAACAtcgatttcaagcttcttggaggaatactctgcAACTCTAGATTTCCAtgaaggttcagcatctcctaagtcttcaaccacttcttcctcttcaacaattacggcttcctccaattattccaatacaaagccacattcctcactttccaccggagtttctagtctCTCCTTTATGCTACActcttctattgattctccacatgcggCCATGGGTGTACTTTGAGTGTTGAAGTGTAGTGAAGCTAAATTatctactacctcggtcaaggtagctatgaactctagtgtcgtcctttgcatctctctttgccactgaagaagaacaccaagggtaTTATCTATTGGAGACtggagtggatatgagggttcatcgGTTGGGAGAAGGGGTTCATAAtaggagggtggttcatcatgataaggatgtggtggttcaacactctccatcttttccacttgttgcacaacacactctaGTCCCTTGTTCTCTAGTTGAGATTTGTTAGCCAAGAGAGCTTCGTGTGCTTTTCGGGCTTCCTCTCGCTCCATTtgatggatggttgcttgaagtcgatccattgcttccttaaaATCATCCCGTGGCTCTTGTTCTGCTtggctaacataattaggatcatattgctcttggattgatggatatggacattccCCTATGGAGGGTTGTGATGGTAAGAAAAATTtatcttgtggttgaaagttcacatacattggaggtggtatatattgaggtggtggttcttgggagtaattgggttgaaatGTGGGTGGTGAtaagtatggctcatatggcaGTTGGTATGGGGGAtaaggattaggatcatatggaggtgtttggcagtagggggcttgtgagtatggtggttcaaaactatgttgaagagggggttcataggcatatggtggtggttgttgattgtcacaaagaggtccaccataaccattgtcttggtatgcatcatggaatggttgttgctcgtagtatgttggtggaggttgttgccaagagggttgtttataagcttgaggctcctcccacttttgattgtcccatccttgatgcatgttctcattgtagcttccattctctacaacataatttgaaccaaactcatagccaaatgggtgagaatttatagtagcaagagaaaataaaaacaaaaactaataagaaataatgaaaataaactcctaaaactagaaacaactaacaaagaaacaaaaagcaaacatattcacaataaccaataataaggcacacatttacaATTtcctgacaacggcgccaaaaacttgacggaggaaaattgtcagtaaagaatttcacaaaaatgtcgtgttgcaagtatagttataaaccaacaaattatcctcggtcaatgtttaaattgtttgtcacaaatacaaacccaataaaattaaccgaagtattcaaatctcgggtcgtctctcatggaattgcagggaagtgtagtttattattggttttggaaaattatattttttgggtttttgaaataagaaacaagaaaatatagattgcgataaaaataaactaataactaagaaagctcttagcaaagATTGAGAGTTAGAAGTCATATTCTCATTATCATCgttaattgtgatggtaaatgtgaattgtctttacttagttaacctctaaccaatggagaaaggtcaagtgcatacggttagcttgaacttcaccaaagctagtctct harbors:
- the LOC140178274 gene encoding uncharacterized protein, whose translation is MHQGWDNQKWEEPQAYKQPSWQQPPPTYYEQQPFHDAYQDNGYGGPLCDNQQPPPYAYEPPLQHSFEPPYSQAPYCQTPPYDPNPYPPYQLPYEPYLSPPTFQPNYSQEPPPQYIPPPMYVNFQPQDKFFLPSQPSIGECPYPSIQEQYDPNYVSQAEQEPRDDFKEAMDRLQATIHQMEREEARKAHEALLANKSQLENKGLECVVQQVEKMESVEPPHPYHDEPPSYYEPLLPTDEPSYPLQSPIDNTLGVLLQWQREMQRTTLEFIATLTEVVDNLASLHFNTQSTPMAACGESIEECSIKERLETPVESEECGFVLE